The following proteins are encoded in a genomic region of Synergistaceae bacterium:
- a CDS encoding phosphoglucosamine mutase has translation MIIRRESNLRKLFGTDGVRDVANSGKMTSETALKLGRAFIKFSRGKKFLIGRDTRLSCQMLEGALFSGMSSEGAEVYLTGVIPTPGLSYAIKELQANGGAVISASHNPAEYNGIKFLGSDGCKLSDESEEAIENLLNESPSTSHEIGRIHEAKYLVNSYTSHIAKFLKPEAAINNIVFDCANGASAETVPELVKICGLDSDIISRDYDGLNINKSCGVMHMENLTSYVIAHKKFMGFAFDGDADRVLICDSQGRIIDGDIILWVLARWLKCESVVVTVMSNLALENHLLRENIKTYRCPVGDRYVLEKMRETGSKLGGEQSGHIIASDFTSTGDGLCTAMLFLNAVKDLGENVNTLIDRFGRYPQKLVNLTLTRPRNEVNMDAINLIVNKYQGKFTSGRIFVRTSGTEPLLRILVEAPEKNLVEEVSNVLESEMLKFA, from the coding sequence ATTATCATAAGGAGAGAATCAAACTTGCGAAAACTTTTCGGAACTGACGGAGTCCGTGACGTGGCAAATTCCGGCAAAATGACGAGCGAGACAGCTTTAAAACTTGGCCGGGCATTTATTAAGTTCTCACGCGGGAAAAAATTTTTAATTGGCCGTGATACCCGCTTGAGCTGTCAAATGTTGGAAGGCGCGCTATTTTCCGGCATGAGTTCAGAGGGCGCAGAAGTCTATTTAACGGGAGTAATTCCCACGCCGGGACTCAGTTATGCAATCAAAGAATTACAAGCAAACGGGGGAGCTGTAATAAGTGCCTCGCATAATCCCGCAGAATATAACGGCATAAAATTTTTAGGTTCAGACGGCTGCAAACTCTCGGACGAGTCAGAAGAGGCAATCGAGAATTTATTAAACGAGTCACCCAGCACGAGTCATGAAATAGGCCGGATTCATGAGGCAAAATATCTCGTGAATTCATATACAAGTCATATAGCAAAATTTTTGAAGCCTGAAGCAGCAATTAATAATATCGTATTCGACTGTGCAAACGGAGCGAGTGCTGAGACAGTGCCGGAACTGGTGAAAATCTGCGGACTTGACTCTGATATAATTTCACGTGATTATGACGGCTTGAATATTAATAAATCCTGCGGAGTCATGCACATGGAAAATTTAACAAGTTATGTTATAGCGCATAAAAAATTTATGGGATTTGCTTTTGACGGCGATGCAGATAGAGTATTAATCTGCGACTCACAAGGCAGAATTATTGACGGCGATATAATTTTATGGGTTCTTGCCCGCTGGCTTAAGTGTGAAAGCGTAGTAGTTACTGTTATGAGTAATCTTGCACTCGAAAATCATTTATTACGCGAGAATATAAAAACTTATCGCTGCCCTGTAGGAGATAGATACGTACTCGAGAAAATGCGCGAAACAGGCTCAAAACTCGGCGGGGAACAGTCAGGCCATATTATAGCGAGCGACTTTACAAGCACCGGCGACGGTTTATGTACTGCGATGTTATTCTTGAATGCTGTTAAAGATTTAGGCGAAAATGTTAATACTTTGATTGACAGGTTCGGACGTTATCCGCAAAAATTAGTTAATTTGACTTTGACACGCCCGCGCAATGAAGTTAATATGGACGCTATAAATTTAATAGTAAATAAATATCAAGGCAAATTTACATCAGGCCGTATATTTGTCAGGACTTCAGGGACAGAGCCGCTATTAAGAATATTAGTTGAAGCTCCGGAAAAAAATTTAGTTGAAGAAGTCTCGAATGTATTAGAGTCCGAAATGCTGAAATTTGCTTAA